In one Juglans regia cultivar Chandler chromosome 11, Walnut 2.0, whole genome shotgun sequence genomic region, the following are encoded:
- the LOC108982048 gene encoding nifU-like protein 1, chloroplastic: protein MASLTATGLPKTPTSSPKFSSKTHQYPQFISLKEAQRASQRRLFSKTAIRASNPSAPAGSSPGLYSAQKFELTARNVDSVLEDVRPYLIADGGNVDVVSVEDGIVSLKLQGACGSCPSSTTTMKMGIERVLKEKFGDAVKDIRQVYDEEVGGTTVEAVNGHLDVLRPAIKNYGGSVEVLSIEGGDCLVKYVGPESIGTGIKAAIKEKFPDVVNVVFTG, encoded by the exons ATGGCGTCTCTAACAGCCACCGGATTGCCTAAAACCCCAACGTCTTCTCCCAAATTCTCATCCAAAACCCATCAATACCCACAATTCATATCTCTGAAAGAAGCCCAACGAGCCTCTCAAAGGAGGCTCTTTTCCAAAACTGCCATAAGGGCGTCGAATCCAAGTGCTCCCGCTGGCTCTTCGCCGGGACTGTACTCTGCCCAGAAATTCGAGCTCACCGCTCGAAACGTGGACTCGGTTCTCGAGGACGTTCGGCCCTATCTCATTGCCGATGGTGGAAACGTCGACGTTGTGTCTGTCGAAGATGGCATCGTATCTCTCAAACTCCAAG GAGCATGTGGGAGCTGTCCTAGTTCGACAACTACTATGAAGATGGGGATTGAACGGGTACTAAAGGAAAAGTTTGGAGATGCAGTGAAGGACATTCGGCAAGTATATGATGAGGAAGTTGGGGGGACAACTGTTGAG GCGGTAAATGGTCATCTTGACGTATTGAGACCAGCCATTAAGAACTATGGTGGCAGCGTGGAAGTATTGTCTATTGAAGGAGGGGATTGCCTCGTAAAGTATGTGGGGCCTGAATCCATTGGTACAGGAATTAAAGCAGCAATTAAAGAGAAGTTCCCGGATGTTGTGAATGTTGTGTTCACTGGCTAG
- the LOC108982041 gene encoding gibberellin 2-beta-dioxygenase 2-like, which translates to MVVPSPTPIRSKKTKAVGIPTIDLYLNRSMLSELIVKASEEFGFFKVVNHGISKEIIARMEEESAEFFEKAAAEKQRAGPASPFGYGCKNIGRNGDMGELEYLLLHTDPLSISERSTHISNDPTKFCCSVNNYVHAMKELACEILDLVAEGLWVQDKCVLSRLIRDVHSDSLLRFNHYPPVKDIDDWDPSPKLYQCKNNRIGFGEHSDPQILTILRSNDVGGLQIALHDGLWVPVHPDPGEFFVFVGDALQALTNGRFLSVRHRALSNAMKPRMSMAYFGAPPLNAWISPLPELVSPQKPSLYKPFTWDEYKKAAYSLRLGDSRIDLFKIHSTHHGDKNLVMN; encoded by the exons ATGGTGGTGCCCTCTCCCACCCCAATAAGAAGCAAGAAAACAAAGGCAGTAGGGATACCGACCATTGATCTTTATCTCAATAGGTCAATGTTATCGGAACTAATCGTGAAAGCCAGCGAAGAGTTCGGCTTCTTCAAGGTGGTTAACCATGGTATTTCAAAGGAGATAATTGCTAGAATGGAAGAGGAAAGTGCTGAGTTTTTTGAGAAAGCCGCCGCAGAGAAGCAACGAGCTGGTCCAGCCAGTCCTTTTGGTTATGGGTGCAAAAACATTGGCCGCAATGGCGATATGGGTGAGCTCGAATACCTTCTCCTTCACACCGACCCTCTCTCCATTTCCGAAAGATCCACACATATCTCCAACGACCCAACAAAATTCTG TTGTTCAGTGAATAATTACGTACACGCAATGAAAGAATTAGCATGTGAGATTCTTGATCTAGTGGCTGAAGGCCTGTGGGTCCAGGACAAGTGCGTCTTAAGTAGGCTTATCAGAGACGTCCATAGTGACTCACTTCTCAGGTTCAACCACTATCCTCCAGTGAAAGATATCGATGATTGGGACCCATCTCCAAAACTTTATCAGTGCAAAAACAATCGGATAGGATTTGGGGAACATTCTGACCCTCAGATCTTGACCATCTTGCGATCCAACGACGTGGGGGGCCTCCAAATAGCTTTGCACGATGGCTTGTGGGTTCCTGTACATCCTGACCCCGGTGAATTCTTTGTGTTCGTGGGTGATGCCTTACAG GCTTTGACAAATGGGAGATTTTTGAGCGTGAGACACAGAGCTTTATCAAATGCAATGAAGCCAAGAATGTCAATGGCATATTTCGGGGCTCCACCCCTAAATGCATGGATCTCTCCTCTACCAGAGTTGGTCTCTCCACAGAAACCAAGTCTCTATAAGCCATTCACTTGGGACGAGTACAAGAAGGCTGCCTATTCTCTCCGATTGGGAGATTCACGTATCGATCTCTTCAAGATTCATAGTACTCATCATGGTGATAAAAACTTAGTCATGAATTGA
- the LOC108984374 gene encoding probable pectinesterase 53 isoform X1: MASISHLQLSLLLLLPSLTFTITLASSSWSSAKEINYNKWISWNIKNYQQRATLKGTESIVLEARGRGRGAARKVVLLDAKLRKAEMNKVSLSVSQNGSGGDFKTIGDALNSIPLPNTNRVILLIKPGVYRYDRGDSREKISIPRALPFVTFAGDANEPPTITGNDTASVAGRDGTPLGTFHSATVAVDANFFVAINVKYENTAPHEIGSIGGQGVALRISGTKAAFYNCSFYGTQDTLYDHKGLHYFNNCFFQGSVDFIFGYGRSLYENCYLNSIAKKVASLTAQKRSNASLGSGFLFKDSVVTGSGQVYLGRAWGEYSRVVFSYTFLDKVVLPQGWSDWGDQKRDSGVYYGEYKCSGPGANSTGRVPWARMLTDEEAEPFIGTHYVEGNTWLIKPF; the protein is encoded by the exons ATGGCTTCCATATCCCATCTCCAACTCAGTCTCTTGCTTCTACTTCCTTCTCTGACGTTCACTATCACTTTGGCATCATCTTCTTGGAGTTCTGCGAAAGAGATAAACTACAACAAGTGGATATCATGGAACATCAAAAATTATCAACAGAGGGCCACTTTGAAAGGCACCGAATCCATTGTGCTTGAAGCACGAGGCCGAGGCCGAGGCGCAGCCAGGAAAGTAGTCCTCCTGGATGCGAAGCTTAGAAAAGCAGAGATGAACAAAGTGAGTTTAAGTGTCAGTCAAAATGGGAGCGGGGGGGACTTCAAGACAATCGGAGATGCTCTAAACAGCATCCCATTACCTAACACTAATAGAGTGATCTTGCTTATCAAACCAGGTGTTTACAG GTATGATCGTGGAGACTCTAGGGAAAAGATTAGCATCCCTAGAGCGTTGCCATTTGTTACATTTGCAGGGGATGCGAATGAACCACCAACCATTACTGGGAATGACACGGCCTCGGTGGCTGGAAGAGATGGGACGCCACTTGGGACGTTTCACAGTGCAACAGTTGCCGTCGATGCAAATTTCTTTGTTGCCATCAACGTGAAGTATGAG AACACCGCTCCACATGAAATTGGATCCATCGGAGGACAAGGCGTTGCGCTTCGCATTTCTGGGACCAAGGCTGCATTCTATAACTGCAGTTTCTATGGGACCCAAGACACACTCTACGATCACAAGGGCCTTCACTATTTCAATAATTGCTTCTTCCAGGGCTCGGTGGATTTCATCTTCGGCTATGGCAGATCTCTTTATGAG AACTGCTATTTAAACTCCATTGCAAAGAAGGTGGCCTCCCTCACAGCCCAAAAGCGAAGCAATGCCTCATTGGGAAGTGGGTTTTTGTTCAAAGACAGTGTAGTAACAGGGAGTGGCCAGGTTTACCTTGGCAGAGCATGGGGTGAGTATTCCAGGGTGGTTTTCTCATACACATTCCTGGACAAGGTTGTTCTTCCCCAAGGGTGGAGTGATTGGGGCGATCAAAAGCGGGATtc AGGAGTGTATTATGGAGAATACAAATGTAGTGGACCAGGAGCCAACTCAACAGGAAGAGTGCCTTGGGCGAGAATGCTCACCGATGAAGAGGCTGAGCCTTTTATTGGGACTCACTATGTTGAAGGCAATACTTGGCTCATAAAACCTTTTTag
- the LOC108984374 gene encoding probable pectinesterase 53 isoform X2 — protein MASISHLQLSLLLLLPSLTFTITLASSSWSSAKEINYNKWISWNIKNYQQRATLKGTESIVLEARGRGRGAARKVVLLDAKLRKAEMNKVSLSVSQNGSGGDFKTIGDALNSIPLPNTNRVILLIKPGVYREKISIPRALPFVTFAGDANEPPTITGNDTASVAGRDGTPLGTFHSATVAVDANFFVAINVKYENTAPHEIGSIGGQGVALRISGTKAAFYNCSFYGTQDTLYDHKGLHYFNNCFFQGSVDFIFGYGRSLYENCYLNSIAKKVASLTAQKRSNASLGSGFLFKDSVVTGSGQVYLGRAWGEYSRVVFSYTFLDKVVLPQGWSDWGDQKRDSGVYYGEYKCSGPGANSTGRVPWARMLTDEEAEPFIGTHYVEGNTWLIKPF, from the exons ATGGCTTCCATATCCCATCTCCAACTCAGTCTCTTGCTTCTACTTCCTTCTCTGACGTTCACTATCACTTTGGCATCATCTTCTTGGAGTTCTGCGAAAGAGATAAACTACAACAAGTGGATATCATGGAACATCAAAAATTATCAACAGAGGGCCACTTTGAAAGGCACCGAATCCATTGTGCTTGAAGCACGAGGCCGAGGCCGAGGCGCAGCCAGGAAAGTAGTCCTCCTGGATGCGAAGCTTAGAAAAGCAGAGATGAACAAAGTGAGTTTAAGTGTCAGTCAAAATGGGAGCGGGGGGGACTTCAAGACAATCGGAGATGCTCTAAACAGCATCCCATTACCTAACACTAATAGAGTGATCTTGCTTATCAAACCAGGTGTTTACAG GGAAAAGATTAGCATCCCTAGAGCGTTGCCATTTGTTACATTTGCAGGGGATGCGAATGAACCACCAACCATTACTGGGAATGACACGGCCTCGGTGGCTGGAAGAGATGGGACGCCACTTGGGACGTTTCACAGTGCAACAGTTGCCGTCGATGCAAATTTCTTTGTTGCCATCAACGTGAAGTATGAG AACACCGCTCCACATGAAATTGGATCCATCGGAGGACAAGGCGTTGCGCTTCGCATTTCTGGGACCAAGGCTGCATTCTATAACTGCAGTTTCTATGGGACCCAAGACACACTCTACGATCACAAGGGCCTTCACTATTTCAATAATTGCTTCTTCCAGGGCTCGGTGGATTTCATCTTCGGCTATGGCAGATCTCTTTATGAG AACTGCTATTTAAACTCCATTGCAAAGAAGGTGGCCTCCCTCACAGCCCAAAAGCGAAGCAATGCCTCATTGGGAAGTGGGTTTTTGTTCAAAGACAGTGTAGTAACAGGGAGTGGCCAGGTTTACCTTGGCAGAGCATGGGGTGAGTATTCCAGGGTGGTTTTCTCATACACATTCCTGGACAAGGTTGTTCTTCCCCAAGGGTGGAGTGATTGGGGCGATCAAAAGCGGGATtc AGGAGTGTATTATGGAGAATACAAATGTAGTGGACCAGGAGCCAACTCAACAGGAAGAGTGCCTTGGGCGAGAATGCTCACCGATGAAGAGGCTGAGCCTTTTATTGGGACTCACTATGTTGAAGGCAATACTTGGCTCATAAAACCTTTTTag
- the LOC108984374 gene encoding probable pectinesterase 53 isoform X3 — MASISHLQLSLLLLLPSLTFTITLASSSWSSAKEINYNKWISWNIKNYQQRATLKGTESIVLEARGRGRGAARKVVLLDAKLRKAEMNKVSLSVSQNGSGGDFKTIGDALNSIPLPNTNRVILLIKPGVYSIPRALPFVTFAGDANEPPTITGNDTASVAGRDGTPLGTFHSATVAVDANFFVAINVKYENTAPHEIGSIGGQGVALRISGTKAAFYNCSFYGTQDTLYDHKGLHYFNNCFFQGSVDFIFGYGRSLYENCYLNSIAKKVASLTAQKRSNASLGSGFLFKDSVVTGSGQVYLGRAWGEYSRVVFSYTFLDKVVLPQGWSDWGDQKRDSGVYYGEYKCSGPGANSTGRVPWARMLTDEEAEPFIGTHYVEGNTWLIKPF, encoded by the exons ATGGCTTCCATATCCCATCTCCAACTCAGTCTCTTGCTTCTACTTCCTTCTCTGACGTTCACTATCACTTTGGCATCATCTTCTTGGAGTTCTGCGAAAGAGATAAACTACAACAAGTGGATATCATGGAACATCAAAAATTATCAACAGAGGGCCACTTTGAAAGGCACCGAATCCATTGTGCTTGAAGCACGAGGCCGAGGCCGAGGCGCAGCCAGGAAAGTAGTCCTCCTGGATGCGAAGCTTAGAAAAGCAGAGATGAACAAAGTGAGTTTAAGTGTCAGTCAAAATGGGAGCGGGGGGGACTTCAAGACAATCGGAGATGCTCTAAACAGCATCCCATTACCTAACACTAATAGAGTGATCTTGCTTATCAAACCAGGTGTTTACAG CATCCCTAGAGCGTTGCCATTTGTTACATTTGCAGGGGATGCGAATGAACCACCAACCATTACTGGGAATGACACGGCCTCGGTGGCTGGAAGAGATGGGACGCCACTTGGGACGTTTCACAGTGCAACAGTTGCCGTCGATGCAAATTTCTTTGTTGCCATCAACGTGAAGTATGAG AACACCGCTCCACATGAAATTGGATCCATCGGAGGACAAGGCGTTGCGCTTCGCATTTCTGGGACCAAGGCTGCATTCTATAACTGCAGTTTCTATGGGACCCAAGACACACTCTACGATCACAAGGGCCTTCACTATTTCAATAATTGCTTCTTCCAGGGCTCGGTGGATTTCATCTTCGGCTATGGCAGATCTCTTTATGAG AACTGCTATTTAAACTCCATTGCAAAGAAGGTGGCCTCCCTCACAGCCCAAAAGCGAAGCAATGCCTCATTGGGAAGTGGGTTTTTGTTCAAAGACAGTGTAGTAACAGGGAGTGGCCAGGTTTACCTTGGCAGAGCATGGGGTGAGTATTCCAGGGTGGTTTTCTCATACACATTCCTGGACAAGGTTGTTCTTCCCCAAGGGTGGAGTGATTGGGGCGATCAAAAGCGGGATtc AGGAGTGTATTATGGAGAATACAAATGTAGTGGACCAGGAGCCAACTCAACAGGAAGAGTGCCTTGGGCGAGAATGCTCACCGATGAAGAGGCTGAGCCTTTTATTGGGACTCACTATGTTGAAGGCAATACTTGGCTCATAAAACCTTTTTag
- the LOC108984374 gene encoding probable pectinesterase 53 isoform X4, protein MASISHLQLSLLLLLPSLTFTITLASSSWSSAKEINYNKWISWNIKNYQQRATLKGTESIVLEARGRGRGAARKVVLLDAKLRKAEMNKVSLSVSQNGSGGDFKTIGDALNSIPLPNTNRVILLIKPGVYRYDRGDSREKISIPRALPFVTFAGDANEPPTITGNDTASVAGRDGTPLGTFHSATVAVDANFFVAINVKYENTAPHEIGSIGGQGVALRISGTKAAFYNCSFYGTQDTLYDHKGLHYFNNCFFQGSVDFIFGYGRSLYENCYLNSIAKKVASLTAQKRSNASLGSGFLFKDSVVTGSGQVYLGRAWEECIMENTNVVDQEPTQQEECLGRECSPMKRLSLLLGLTMLKAILGS, encoded by the exons ATGGCTTCCATATCCCATCTCCAACTCAGTCTCTTGCTTCTACTTCCTTCTCTGACGTTCACTATCACTTTGGCATCATCTTCTTGGAGTTCTGCGAAAGAGATAAACTACAACAAGTGGATATCATGGAACATCAAAAATTATCAACAGAGGGCCACTTTGAAAGGCACCGAATCCATTGTGCTTGAAGCACGAGGCCGAGGCCGAGGCGCAGCCAGGAAAGTAGTCCTCCTGGATGCGAAGCTTAGAAAAGCAGAGATGAACAAAGTGAGTTTAAGTGTCAGTCAAAATGGGAGCGGGGGGGACTTCAAGACAATCGGAGATGCTCTAAACAGCATCCCATTACCTAACACTAATAGAGTGATCTTGCTTATCAAACCAGGTGTTTACAG GTATGATCGTGGAGACTCTAGGGAAAAGATTAGCATCCCTAGAGCGTTGCCATTTGTTACATTTGCAGGGGATGCGAATGAACCACCAACCATTACTGGGAATGACACGGCCTCGGTGGCTGGAAGAGATGGGACGCCACTTGGGACGTTTCACAGTGCAACAGTTGCCGTCGATGCAAATTTCTTTGTTGCCATCAACGTGAAGTATGAG AACACCGCTCCACATGAAATTGGATCCATCGGAGGACAAGGCGTTGCGCTTCGCATTTCTGGGACCAAGGCTGCATTCTATAACTGCAGTTTCTATGGGACCCAAGACACACTCTACGATCACAAGGGCCTTCACTATTTCAATAATTGCTTCTTCCAGGGCTCGGTGGATTTCATCTTCGGCTATGGCAGATCTCTTTATGAG AACTGCTATTTAAACTCCATTGCAAAGAAGGTGGCCTCCCTCACAGCCCAAAAGCGAAGCAATGCCTCATTGGGAAGTGGGTTTTTGTTCAAAGACAGTGTAGTAACAGGGAGTGGCCAGGTTTACCTTGGCAGAGCATGGG AGGAGTGTATTATGGAGAATACAAATGTAGTGGACCAGGAGCCAACTCAACAGGAAGAGTGCCTTGGGCGAGAATGCTCACCGATGAAGAGGCTGAGCCTTTTATTGGGACTCACTATGTTGAAGGCAATACTTGGCTCATAA